The following coding sequences are from one Arthrobacter crystallopoietes window:
- a CDS encoding LysE family translocator: MDQQLFFGFAIVAFTLACTPGADWAYSIAAGLGQRSFAPAVAGLCSGYVLHTLLVAAGLAALIASQPSLLGWLTVAGAVYLVWLGISTARSWRAASFSSGETDNSPSATGRVATFFRGMGTSGINPKGLLLYVALVPQFVSPQASLPASVQSGILGLSFVAAAALVYTLVALAARKLLASRPAAAGRVTLASGTIMIALGAVLLWEQAGPLLAFFV; the protein is encoded by the coding sequence ATGGATCAGCAGCTGTTTTTCGGCTTCGCCATTGTCGCCTTTACGCTGGCCTGCACCCCGGGAGCCGACTGGGCCTACTCGATTGCGGCCGGCTTGGGCCAGCGCAGTTTCGCCCCGGCCGTTGCCGGGCTGTGCAGCGGCTATGTGCTGCACACCCTGCTGGTCGCCGCCGGACTCGCTGCCCTCATCGCCAGCCAGCCGTCCCTCCTTGGCTGGCTGACGGTCGCCGGCGCCGTCTATCTCGTCTGGCTGGGAATCAGCACGGCCAGGAGCTGGCGCGCCGCCAGCTTCAGCAGCGGCGAAACGGACAACTCGCCCAGCGCCACGGGCCGAGTGGCAACGTTCTTCCGCGGAATGGGGACCAGCGGCATCAATCCCAAGGGCCTGCTTCTCTACGTGGCGCTGGTACCTCAGTTCGTCAGCCCACAGGCGTCCCTGCCCGCATCCGTCCAGTCCGGCATTCTGGGGCTTTCCTTTGTCGCGGCTGCCGCCCTCGTTTACACCCTGGTCGCTTTGGCGGCGCGGAAGCTGCTCGCCTCCCGCCCGGCCGCCGCCGGCCGGGTCACCTTGGCCAGCGGCACCATCATGATCGCCCTGGGCGCTGTCCTGCTGTGGGAGCAGGCCGGACCCTTGCTGGCCTTCTTCGTCTAA
- a CDS encoding GNAT family N-acetyltransferase translates to MEQRSTITVRNNPDRRRYELLDGDAVIGTAQWVPYETTDGEQRLFYHTVVDDAYAGQGLASQLARYALDDTSKAGLPIIPVCPYIKKWLRKHPEYKAQTVLVRPEHLAAVPRSRAQ, encoded by the coding sequence GTGGAGCAACGGTCCACCATCACCGTCCGGAACAATCCCGACCGCCGGCGTTACGAACTCCTGGACGGCGACGCCGTCATCGGCACGGCCCAGTGGGTTCCTTACGAGACGACGGACGGAGAACAGCGGCTCTTCTACCACACCGTTGTCGACGACGCCTATGCCGGGCAGGGCTTGGCCTCACAGCTGGCCCGCTACGCGCTGGACGACACCAGCAAAGCAGGCCTACCGATCATCCCGGTATGCCCCTACATCAAGAAGTGGCTGCGCAAACACCCTGAGTACAAGGCGCAGACCGTGCTGGTACGCCCAGAGCACCTCGCCGCCGTACCCCGGTCAAGGGCGCAGTAA
- a CDS encoding AMP-binding protein yields the protein MPEPTAVPQLTEPVNPAELLCDRHPAADTAFTVIEPDLSSTDLSYGWLKERSEQAAAAFADLGVKPGDRVATLMGKSGDLVAVLVGLWRLGAVHVPLFTAFATPAIEVRLARSGAAVVVADTAQLQKLDGLRDRLGLQVIVAGADAETANNDDGAAHLSALLDAQSTGFPAVERSLDDPLVEIFTSGTTGEPKGVPVPVKALEAFHAYLHYGLDIREDDVFWNVADPGWAYGLYYGLLAPLYAGRRNLLLRSGFDPELCWQILRDFKVTNFAAAPTIFRSMRAARPEGIDGLAVRRASSAGEPLDADTIAWSAKYLGAAVRDHYGQTEMGMCIINCWEESAAREVRPGSMGFAMPGYTSTVLEMDSDEAAAPGVKGRVALDVPASPLFWFNGYTNDPAKTAGRFSADGRWYYTGDTGQLDEDGYTYFSSRDDDVIIMAGYRIGPFEVESVLATHPLVQESAVIGVPDELRGERLEAYVVLRDPSRASEELKAELQQLVKQQYAAHAYPRTVHFVEELPKTPSGKLQRFVLRAQHAKE from the coding sequence ATGCCAGAGCCCACCGCTGTGCCCCAGTTGACCGAACCGGTGAATCCAGCCGAACTGCTCTGCGACCGGCACCCTGCGGCCGATACCGCGTTCACCGTAATCGAGCCGGACCTGAGCTCGACGGACCTGAGCTACGGCTGGCTCAAGGAGCGTTCGGAGCAGGCCGCGGCGGCCTTTGCCGACCTGGGCGTGAAACCGGGAGACCGGGTGGCGACGCTGATGGGCAAGAGCGGGGATCTGGTGGCGGTTCTCGTGGGCCTTTGGCGGCTGGGCGCCGTGCATGTCCCGCTGTTCACCGCGTTCGCCACGCCCGCCATCGAGGTGCGGCTGGCCCGGAGCGGCGCCGCCGTCGTCGTCGCCGATACAGCCCAGTTGCAGAAGCTCGATGGCCTGCGGGACAGGCTCGGTTTGCAGGTGATCGTCGCAGGCGCCGACGCCGAGACCGCAAATAACGACGACGGCGCGGCGCACCTGAGCGCGTTGCTCGACGCGCAGAGCACCGGCTTCCCCGCCGTCGAACGCTCACTCGATGACCCGCTGGTGGAGATCTTCACGTCCGGAACCACGGGCGAGCCCAAGGGCGTCCCGGTTCCGGTCAAGGCGCTGGAAGCGTTCCACGCCTACCTGCATTACGGGCTGGATATACGCGAGGACGATGTCTTCTGGAACGTGGCCGACCCGGGCTGGGCCTACGGGCTGTACTACGGACTGCTGGCGCCACTGTATGCCGGCCGCCGCAACCTCCTGCTCCGCAGCGGCTTCGATCCGGAGCTGTGCTGGCAGATCCTGCGGGACTTCAAGGTCACCAACTTCGCTGCCGCACCCACCATCTTCCGCTCCATGCGCGCCGCCCGGCCCGAGGGCATCGACGGGCTGGCCGTCCGCCGCGCCTCCAGCGCCGGTGAACCGCTGGATGCGGACACCATTGCCTGGTCCGCGAAGTACCTCGGAGCGGCGGTCCGCGACCACTACGGGCAGACCGAAATGGGCATGTGCATCATCAACTGCTGGGAGGAATCGGCCGCCCGCGAAGTCCGGCCGGGGTCCATGGGCTTCGCCATGCCCGGCTACACCAGCACCGTGCTGGAGATGGACTCCGACGAGGCCGCGGCTCCCGGCGTGAAGGGTCGCGTGGCACTGGATGTTCCGGCCAGCCCGCTGTTCTGGTTCAACGGCTACACCAACGATCCGGCCAAAACCGCCGGGCGGTTCAGCGCCGACGGCCGCTGGTACTACACCGGGGACACCGGGCAGCTGGACGAGGACGGCTACACCTATTTCTCCTCGCGGGACGACGACGTGATCATCATGGCCGGCTACCGGATCGGCCCGTTCGAAGTTGAATCCGTCCTCGCCACCCATCCGCTGGTGCAGGAAAGCGCCGTGATCGGGGTGCCGGACGAGCTCCGGGGCGAACGGCTGGAGGCCTACGTGGTGCTGCGGGATCCTTCACGGGCGTCCGAGGAGCTGAAGGCCGAGCTGCAGCAGCTGGTCAAGCAGCAGTACGCCGCGCACGCCTACCCGCGGACGGTCCACTTCGTCGAGGAACTGCCGAAAACCCCCAGTGGCAAGCTGCAGCGGTTCGTGCTCCGGGCCCAGCACGCCAAGGAATAG
- a CDS encoding acyl-CoA thioesterase → MHLLLRTLFHLFRSRRQPKLGIWDTSSLPLRVLPTDVDMALHINNGMYFSLMDLGRFDLMVRSGMWTVMRRNGWNPIVGGETISFRKPLNLGARFTIESKIIGFDERAIFFEQRMVSGGEIYARAYICARLVSKRGPVSNEEIFAETGQPPADLVLPEWIHEWRLNNSLPSTRRPAPHTWLK, encoded by the coding sequence ATGCATCTGCTTCTGCGCACCCTTTTCCATCTGTTCCGCTCCCGCCGCCAGCCGAAACTCGGCATCTGGGACACCTCGTCGCTGCCGCTGCGCGTGCTGCCCACGGACGTGGACATGGCTCTGCACATCAACAACGGGATGTACTTCTCGCTGATGGATCTGGGCCGGTTCGACCTGATGGTCCGCAGCGGAATGTGGACTGTAATGCGCCGCAACGGCTGGAACCCCATTGTCGGCGGCGAGACCATCAGCTTCCGCAAGCCGCTGAATCTGGGCGCCAGATTCACCATCGAATCGAAGATTATCGGGTTCGACGAGCGGGCCATCTTCTTCGAGCAGCGCATGGTCAGCGGCGGCGAAATCTACGCCCGCGCCTACATCTGCGCCCGCCTGGTCTCCAAACGCGGTCCGGTCAGCAATGAGGAGATCTTCGCGGAGACGGGCCAGCCGCCAGCGGACCTGGTCCTGCCCGAGTGGATCCACGAGTGGCGGCTGAACAACTCGCTGCCCAGCACCCGCCGCCCCGCACCGCACACCTGGCTCAAGTAA
- a CDS encoding NAD-dependent epimerase/dehydratase family protein, which produces MRVAVIGATGNVGTALLRRMQRAKAEDHDALEIVGIARRLPEMPREPYDGVTWHSVDVASDTARERLAEALTGCDAVVHLAWVLQPNHDEPFMRRVNVHGTANALAAAAEAEVRHFVCASSVGAYSPANKDRPVDESWPARGIASSHYSRFKGEQELLLDEFERRHLEVLVARLRPGLIFQHDAGAQIGRYFLGPLIPKFFLNKLRIPLLPIPQAFKFQVVHADDIADAYWRVVDQRAGGAFNVAADPVFTSELLGGMLSARRVLNVPVGLIRAAVGLSWAVRLQASDPGWIDMARNAPIMKTDRVRTELGWTPRYSSVEALQSVLDGLAAGQGVAGSPPLQPR; this is translated from the coding sequence ATGCGAGTCGCCGTCATCGGAGCCACCGGAAACGTCGGCACTGCGCTGCTGCGCCGCATGCAGCGCGCGAAAGCGGAGGACCATGACGCGCTGGAGATCGTGGGGATTGCCCGCCGTCTGCCGGAGATGCCACGGGAACCGTACGACGGCGTGACCTGGCATTCCGTCGACGTCGCCTCGGACACCGCGCGCGAACGGCTGGCCGAGGCACTCACCGGTTGCGACGCCGTCGTCCATTTGGCCTGGGTGCTCCAGCCCAACCATGACGAACCCTTCATGCGTCGGGTCAACGTGCACGGCACCGCGAACGCCTTGGCAGCCGCCGCGGAAGCGGAAGTGCGGCACTTTGTCTGCGCCTCGTCGGTCGGCGCCTACAGCCCGGCGAACAAGGACCGGCCGGTGGATGAAAGCTGGCCTGCCCGCGGCATAGCCTCCTCGCATTACAGCCGGTTCAAGGGCGAGCAGGAGCTGCTACTGGACGAATTCGAGCGGCGGCATCTGGAGGTGCTGGTGGCGCGGCTGCGGCCCGGCCTCATCTTCCAGCACGACGCCGGCGCCCAGATCGGGCGCTACTTCCTCGGCCCGCTCATCCCCAAGTTCTTCCTGAACAAACTCCGGATTCCGCTGCTGCCGATTCCCCAGGCGTTCAAGTTCCAGGTTGTCCACGCCGACGATATCGCCGATGCCTACTGGCGGGTGGTTGACCAGCGCGCCGGCGGCGCGTTCAATGTCGCGGCGGATCCGGTGTTTACGTCCGAACTGCTCGGCGGAATGCTCAGCGCCCGGCGGGTGCTGAACGTCCCGGTGGGACTGATCCGTGCCGCCGTCGGCCTCTCCTGGGCGGTGCGGCTGCAGGCCTCGGACCCAGGCTGGATCGACATGGCCCGGAACGCTCCCATCATGAAGACTGACCGGGTCCGGACCGAGCTCGGCTGGACCCCGCGCTACAGCTCAGTCGAAGCGCTCCAGTCAGTGCTCGACGGGCTGGCTGCCGGCCAGGGCGTTGCCGGTTCCCCGCCGCTGCAGCCGCGCTAG
- a CDS encoding BCCT family transporter — MSEHQAGKLPESQLGDAVSDTPAHGWAGIDKTVFGVSLVIVVVVCILGIFFTEAIEAAAGAALGWITSTFGWLFILGATGFVAFSLVLAFGRYGNIPLSREGEETEFSTLSWIAMMFSAGMGIGLMFFGVYEPVTHLASPPPFVGAEAGTEAAASSAMAYTLFHWGLHPWAIYSVVGLALAYSTYRMGRGNLMSAPFHSLLGKERIEKGWGKPIDILAIICTKFGSATSLGLGALQIAAGLSLLRTGEFEENPGAALPIIIICVLTVGVVFSAASGVSRGIKWLSNTNMILAAVLLMFVFVVGPTVFILDLLPNSIGTYLSSLMSMSFHSAVFGGADWLASWTIFYWAWWISWTPFVGTFIARISRGRTIKEFVLGVLLVPTAVSIIWFTIFGGAGINAQLGGLDIAGTGSEAAGFFALLQQYPFFIGAAIVVMILTAVFFVSGADAGSLVLGTLSSRGKKEPWKPLVIMWAILTGAVAAVLLFVGGLGALQTFTILAATPFVLIIMGLCVALYADLRKDPLRQRRMGPVRGATAVPSTVPFAQPVETGAIETVDSPPKKEPDDK, encoded by the coding sequence ATGAGTGAACATCAAGCGGGCAAATTGCCGGAATCGCAATTAGGTGATGCGGTCTCCGACACTCCAGCCCATGGATGGGCCGGCATAGACAAAACTGTTTTCGGCGTCTCCTTAGTGATCGTCGTCGTCGTCTGTATTCTCGGCATCTTCTTCACAGAGGCCATCGAAGCGGCCGCCGGCGCGGCCCTCGGCTGGATCACCAGCACCTTCGGCTGGCTCTTCATTCTCGGTGCCACCGGCTTCGTCGCCTTCTCGCTGGTCCTGGCATTCGGCCGGTACGGGAACATACCGCTCTCCCGCGAAGGCGAGGAAACGGAATTCTCGACACTGTCCTGGATCGCCATGATGTTCAGCGCTGGCATGGGTATCGGCCTGATGTTCTTCGGCGTCTACGAACCGGTCACCCACCTCGCCTCGCCGCCGCCGTTTGTCGGTGCGGAAGCGGGCACCGAGGCCGCCGCGAGCTCGGCCATGGCTTATACCCTGTTCCACTGGGGACTGCACCCGTGGGCTATCTACTCCGTGGTGGGCCTTGCGTTGGCCTACTCCACCTACCGGATGGGCCGCGGCAACCTGATGAGCGCGCCGTTCCACTCCCTGCTAGGCAAGGAGCGGATCGAGAAGGGCTGGGGCAAGCCGATCGATATCCTCGCCATCATATGTACCAAATTCGGTTCTGCCACCTCACTGGGACTGGGCGCCTTGCAGATTGCCGCGGGCCTGTCACTGCTGCGGACGGGCGAGTTCGAAGAGAACCCCGGGGCCGCGCTGCCCATCATCATCATCTGCGTCCTGACTGTCGGCGTCGTATTCTCCGCAGCCAGCGGGGTGTCCAGGGGCATCAAATGGCTGAGTAACACCAACATGATCCTGGCCGCCGTCCTGCTGATGTTCGTTTTCGTCGTCGGGCCTACGGTGTTCATCCTCGACCTGCTACCGAACTCCATCGGCACCTACCTGTCCAGCCTCATGTCGATGAGCTTCCACTCCGCCGTCTTCGGTGGCGCGGACTGGCTGGCAAGCTGGACCATCTTCTACTGGGCCTGGTGGATTTCGTGGACGCCGTTCGTCGGCACCTTCATCGCCCGGATCTCGCGCGGCCGCACCATCAAGGAGTTTGTCCTCGGTGTGCTGCTGGTTCCCACCGCCGTCAGCATCATCTGGTTCACCATCTTTGGAGGCGCCGGCATCAACGCCCAGCTGGGCGGACTGGACATTGCCGGTACCGGCAGCGAGGCGGCGGGATTCTTCGCACTGCTGCAGCAGTATCCCTTCTTCATCGGCGCGGCGATTGTGGTCATGATCCTGACCGCAGTTTTCTTCGTCAGCGGCGCCGATGCCGGCTCTCTGGTGCTTGGCACGTTGTCCTCGCGGGGTAAGAAGGAACCTTGGAAACCGCTGGTCATCATGTGGGCGATCCTCACCGGCGCTGTGGCAGCGGTCCTGCTCTTTGTCGGCGGGCTGGGTGCGTTGCAGACGTTCACCATTTTGGCGGCGACTCCGTTTGTGCTGATCATTATGGGACTCTGCGTCGCCCTCTACGCGGACCTTCGGAAGGATCCGTTGCGGCAACGCCGGATGGGCCCTGTCCGCGGCGCGACTGCCGTCCCAAGCACGGTTCCCTTTGCGCAACCCGTAGAGACGGGCGCCATCGAGACCGTTGACAGCCCGCCGAAGAAGGAACCAGACGACAAGTAA
- a CDS encoding cob(I)yrinic acid a,c-diamide adenosyltransferase — protein MNELGYTHSGDSGQTDFGGHGTIPKTDVRVVAYAECDAANASIAVTLAGGALPPQLVATLVSVQNDLFDLATDLSIPFNSPTPAKARIIPGHTERIERAIEHFEQEAGDLSGMLLPGGTLAGALLYQARSVVRRAEVAIWRAVEEHPDTVNIECARYMNRVSGLLFVMARGANAEHGDVLWVPESSVSMPAEPVEETGGESH, from the coding sequence ATGAACGAGCTAGGCTACACGCACAGCGGCGACTCCGGCCAAACGGACTTCGGCGGACATGGCACGATCCCCAAGACGGATGTGAGGGTCGTAGCGTACGCGGAATGCGATGCGGCGAACGCGTCAATCGCTGTAACCCTGGCTGGAGGTGCACTGCCTCCGCAGCTGGTTGCAACGCTGGTCAGCGTGCAGAATGACCTGTTTGACCTGGCCACGGATCTCAGCATTCCGTTCAACAGCCCCACGCCGGCCAAAGCCCGGATCATTCCCGGCCATACTGAGCGGATCGAGCGCGCCATTGAGCATTTCGAGCAGGAAGCCGGCGACCTCAGCGGCATGCTCCTGCCCGGCGGAACCCTCGCCGGGGCGCTGCTGTACCAGGCCCGCTCGGTTGTCCGTCGCGCCGAGGTTGCCATCTGGCGCGCCGTCGAGGAACACCCGGACACCGTTAACATCGAGTGCGCCCGCTACATGAACCGTGTCTCCGGACTGCTGTTCGTGATGGCCCGCGGGGCCAACGCCGAACACGGAGACGTGCTGTGGGTACCGGAATCCTCCGTCTCGATGCCGGCCGAACCCGTGGAAGAGACCGGCGGAGAAAGCCACTAG
- a CDS encoding alpha-mannosidase, protein MHDNRLLVEARIQRFMTERLAAQLYREAVPLRVEAWACPDEPVPCTEAMLQQFEPFAVGRPWGLPWGTTWFRFTGQIPSDWTAKYDGGTRLRGEGSVALSAGENAGAARLEAVIDLGCTSLLPGFQAEGMAYRPDGSIIKGVEPLNMQVPLAPGHDGRIEFYVEAASNPNVADGFLFAPTPLGDKATAGTEPQNVLARADLALLDVQVWELMQDFRALDGLMRELPEDLPRRHEILRALERGLNAADPQDLASTAPAARACLAEVLEAPAYASAHRIHAVGHAHIDSAWLWPVRETVRKVARTFSNVLDLIEEHPDFVFTASSAQQYAWLKEHYPELFERVAAAVRGGRFVPAGGMWVEPDTNMAGGEALARQFVAGKRFFLENFGMEPLDVWLPDSFGYSGALPQIVKAAGSRWFLTQKISWNDTNRFPHHTFQWEGIDGTRIFTHFPPADTYSSDISAAQLAHAQRNYREKGAANTSLLPFGWGDGGGGPTREMLAAAYRTADLEGSPRVQLSGPETFFRAAEAEYPEPPVFSGELYLEFHRGTYTSQARTKRGNRHSEHLLREAELWATTAAIRKGTPYPYDELERAWQMVLLQQFHDILPGSSIAWVHQEAERNYAQVAETLERLIAEALAAVVNPGSGPLSVNAGPCPVAGVPGLGGGTPAEPVPTRLEHGEGGWTLRSEALELTIDDGGLLTSLLDRGAGRQLVPAGLAGNLFQVFRDTPNQWDAWDLDEHYKATVVELRKADFVEPLETVRTPGLRIRHSFGDSVLTEQIRLSQDGTAVELDIEVDWHEQQKLLKLAFPLDVHAERAASEIQFGHIYRPTHSNTSWDAARFETVTHRWVQVAEHGYGVALANDATYGYDIGCAALADGAGTYTSVRASLLRAPLFPDPGADQGRHAFRFSLRPNAGIPEAVAEGYRLNLPLRTAGGAAPSAEANAGADAGSTGLTPLFGVDNPAVVIEAVKLAEDRSGDVVVRLYEAHGGRAEAVLQPDFDYDGVAATDLLEREDPADWLQDLGSGAQVRLRPFQLATLRFRR, encoded by the coding sequence ATGCACGACAACCGGTTACTGGTCGAGGCGCGGATCCAGCGGTTCATGACGGAGCGGCTCGCGGCGCAGCTCTACCGGGAGGCTGTACCGTTGCGGGTCGAAGCGTGGGCCTGCCCGGACGAGCCGGTTCCCTGCACGGAGGCGATGCTGCAGCAGTTCGAGCCCTTTGCCGTGGGCCGGCCCTGGGGGTTGCCGTGGGGGACCACCTGGTTCCGGTTCACCGGCCAGATTCCCTCGGATTGGACCGCAAAGTACGACGGCGGCACCCGCCTCCGCGGGGAAGGTTCCGTTGCGCTATCCGCGGGCGAGAACGCGGGCGCCGCGCGGCTGGAGGCCGTGATCGATCTCGGTTGCACCTCACTGTTGCCCGGCTTCCAAGCCGAAGGGATGGCCTACCGCCCGGACGGCAGCATCATCAAGGGCGTTGAACCGCTGAACATGCAGGTCCCGCTGGCTCCCGGGCATGATGGCAGGATCGAGTTTTATGTGGAGGCGGCGTCCAACCCCAACGTCGCGGACGGATTCCTCTTCGCGCCCACGCCTCTGGGGGACAAGGCCACCGCCGGGACCGAGCCGCAGAATGTGCTGGCCCGGGCGGACCTGGCGCTGCTGGATGTGCAGGTGTGGGAACTGATGCAGGACTTCCGGGCGCTGGACGGGCTGATGCGCGAGCTGCCCGAGGACCTGCCGCGCCGGCATGAGATCCTGCGCGCACTGGAGCGGGGGCTCAATGCCGCCGATCCTCAGGACCTCGCCTCGACGGCCCCGGCGGCGAGGGCATGCCTGGCCGAAGTACTCGAGGCACCGGCGTATGCCAGCGCGCACCGCATCCATGCCGTCGGCCATGCCCACATCGACAGCGCCTGGCTCTGGCCCGTACGTGAGACCGTGCGCAAGGTTGCCCGGACGTTTTCCAACGTGCTGGACCTGATCGAGGAGCACCCGGATTTCGTCTTCACCGCCTCGTCCGCCCAGCAGTACGCGTGGCTGAAGGAGCACTATCCCGAACTGTTCGAGCGGGTTGCCGCAGCCGTGCGCGGCGGCCGCTTTGTGCCGGCCGGCGGAATGTGGGTGGAACCGGACACCAACATGGCGGGCGGGGAGGCGCTGGCGCGGCAGTTTGTCGCCGGCAAGCGTTTCTTCCTGGAGAACTTCGGGATGGAGCCGCTGGACGTGTGGCTGCCGGATTCCTTCGGCTACTCCGGCGCGCTGCCGCAGATCGTCAAGGCCGCCGGTTCCCGCTGGTTCCTGACGCAGAAGATTTCCTGGAACGACACCAACCGCTTCCCACACCACACCTTTCAGTGGGAAGGGATCGACGGCACGCGGATTTTCACGCACTTTCCGCCCGCGGATACCTACAGCTCGGATATCTCCGCGGCACAGCTGGCCCATGCCCAGCGGAACTACCGCGAAAAGGGTGCGGCCAACACCTCGCTGTTGCCCTTCGGTTGGGGCGACGGCGGCGGCGGGCCCACCCGCGAGATGCTCGCGGCGGCCTACCGGACGGCGGATCTCGAGGGTTCGCCGCGGGTGCAGCTCTCCGGCCCGGAAACGTTCTTCCGCGCAGCCGAGGCGGAGTATCCGGAGCCCCCGGTCTTTTCGGGCGAGCTGTACCTGGAGTTCCACCGCGGCACCTATACCTCTCAGGCGCGGACCAAGCGGGGCAACCGGCACAGCGAGCACCTGCTGCGCGAGGCCGAGCTCTGGGCCACCACCGCGGCCATCCGCAAAGGCACGCCGTACCCCTACGACGAGCTGGAGCGTGCCTGGCAGATGGTGCTGTTGCAGCAGTTCCACGACATCCTGCCCGGCTCATCGATCGCCTGGGTCCATCAGGAGGCCGAGCGCAACTACGCGCAGGTAGCCGAAACGTTGGAAAGGCTGATCGCGGAGGCCCTCGCCGCCGTCGTCAATCCGGGCAGTGGCCCGCTCAGCGTCAACGCCGGTCCTTGCCCGGTGGCCGGGGTGCCCGGGCTGGGCGGCGGTACGCCCGCAGAACCTGTGCCGACCCGGCTGGAACACGGCGAGGGAGGGTGGACCTTGCGCAGTGAAGCGCTGGAACTGACAATCGACGACGGCGGACTGCTCACCTCGCTGCTGGACCGCGGCGCCGGGCGGCAGCTGGTGCCGGCCGGCCTGGCAGGAAACCTGTTCCAGGTCTTCCGCGACACGCCCAACCAGTGGGATGCATGGGACCTCGACGAGCACTACAAGGCAACCGTGGTCGAGCTGCGCAAGGCGGATTTCGTGGAACCGCTTGAGACGGTCAGGACGCCCGGGCTGCGGATCCGCCATTCGTTCGGGGACTCCGTCCTGACCGAGCAGATCCGGCTGAGCCAGGACGGAACCGCCGTCGAACTCGACATTGAGGTGGACTGGCACGAGCAGCAGAAACTGCTCAAACTGGCGTTCCCGCTGGACGTGCATGCGGAACGTGCCGCCTCGGAGATCCAGTTCGGACACATCTACCGGCCCACCCACAGCAACACGTCCTGGGATGCAGCCCGTTTCGAAACGGTGACGCACCGCTGGGTCCAGGTTGCCGAGCACGGCTACGGCGTGGCTCTGGCCAATGACGCCACCTACGGTTACGACATCGGGTGCGCCGCGCTCGCCGACGGTGCCGGGACGTACACTTCCGTCCGGGCGTCGCTGCTGCGTGCGCCGTTGTTTCCCGATCCGGGGGCGGACCAGGGGCGGCATGCCTTCCGGTTCTCGCTGCGGCCCAATGCCGGAATACCCGAAGCCGTGGCGGAGGGGTACCGGCTGAACCTGCCGTTGCGCACCGCCGGCGGGGCAGCGCCCAGCGCCGAAGCGAATGCCGGCGCCGATGCAGGCAGCACCGGGCTCACGCCGCTGTTCGGCGTAGATAATCCCGCGGTGGTCATCGAAGCGGTCAAGCTGGCCGAAGACCGCAGCGGCGACGTGGTGGTGCGATTGTACGAGGCGCACGGCGGCCGGGCCGAAGCAGTGCTACAGCCCGACTTTGATTACGACGGCGTGGCCGCCACAGATCTGCTGGAGCGCGAAGATCCGGCGGACTGGCTCCAGGACCTGGGCTCCGGAGCCCAGGTGCGGCTCCGGCCCTTCCAGTTGGCCACGCTGAGGTTCCGCCGCTAG